GAGGCCCGCGTCTTCCGCCTCCTGGAAGTCCACCACCTTGAATTCCATGTTCTCGCGCTCGAAGAAGTGCGTGTACATGCGGAACAGCATCAGCGCCCAGTCCTGCGACTCGGTGCCGCCCGCGCCCGGGTGAATCGACATCAGGCAACTGCAGGCGTCGTCCGGGCCGTTCAACATCTTCTTGAATTCCATCTTCTCGACACGCGCGCGCAAGTCGGCGACATCGTTCTCGATGGTCTTGGTCAGGTCGGCAGATTCCTCGTCCTTGCTCATCTCGTAGAGTTCGGCAAGGTCATCGCAAGTCTGGGAGACCTCCTTCCAGGAATCGAGGAGGCCACGCAGGTTGCCAATTTTCTTCATCATGGACAGCGCCTTCTCCTGGTCGTTCCACAGGTTCGGGTCGGCAGAGTCCTTTTCGAGGACGTAGAGCTCTTCGGTCTTCGCCTCTAAGTCAAAGATACCCCCAGAGCTTGTCGATACGCGCACGCAGTTCGATAAGCCCGGTATGAGTAGTCTGGAAGGCCATTACTTGCCCCCGATGGCCTGCGGCGGGGTGTACTTCTTGTCGAGGTACTGAACCTTGTAGACCTTCGCAAGTTCGTCCAGGTAGCCCTTGAGCTTCATCTGGCGTTCCTGTTCGGCCTGGAGTCGCAGGTAGTATTCAATCTGGGCCTTGTAGCTTTCATACTTGCCGTCATTACGTTCGGCAAGCATAAAGATATACACGCCGTCCTTATCGGTAATCACGTCGGTAATCTCGCCCACCTTGATCTTGTTCACGGCCTTCACGAAAGCATCGCCCTTGGACTTCGCGACAAACTTCGGCATCACGCCGCCGGTCTTCTTCGCATCCTTGTCCTCGCTGTAGATGGCGGCAAGCTGGGCAAACGGAGCCTTCTTGGTACGCACCTGGGCGGCAAGGCCCTTCAGCATGTCCTTCGCGTCGTTGATTTCCTGAGCCTTCTTGCCCTTCGTAGAAATCCAGATTCGGGCACCGCTGATAGAGTCGTTAATGACAGCCTTTTCCTTGTTGAGTTCCCAGAAAGCCTTCTTCTTCTCTTCGGTCGGGTCCTTCGGGAACGGGACCTTCTTCGCAAGGAGTTCCTCGCTCTTGAGCTGGTCCTCGATCTTCTCGCGGAACTGGGCCATGGTCTGGCCGCTCTGCTTCAGCTGCTTCTGGAAGGCATCTTCGCTCGGGAACTGCTTCTTGAAGAGCGTCGCAAGGCTATCCACGCGGTTAGCGGGCACCTTGATGCCGAGCTTCTTGCATTCGAGCTTCACGAGTTCCTGGCCCACGAGGTTGTCAATAACCGCATAGCGGACCTGAGTCATGGTCTCGTCGTTCACCTTCTTGCCATGGAACTGCTGCAAGGCAAGCGCCTGGGTCAGACTATCAATACGACCCGCAGAAAAACCGACCTTTTCCACACGAATGACGTCGATGCTCTTGCTGTTGAGGAGTTGCGCCGAAGCAATGCCCGCGGCAAGCGCCACGGTAAGGACACCACGAGAAATAAGTTTAAGAGACATTATCTATCCTTGTTAAAAATTTCCGCGCTATAATATAGCAAAATGGCGAGAGTCGCGCCAAAGCCCGAAGGGTTTTGGCATGACCGAGCCTAGCTATATGCACTCCGAAGGAGTGCCATATAGCAAAAGTGTGCAAGGCGAGTGAAGCAGGACTGCTTGCAGGCCTATTTCCGAGCCGCAGCCACGGACGCCAAAGGCGTCAAAAAGCGCCCCCAAAAACCGGGACGCCGTATAAAATCAGCTTCGTAGGTTTATTTTGCAGTTAAACAGGCGCTTGCACCCCTCGCACAAGCCCCTAGCAGCCCGCGACGTCGCCGTCGCGGTCACCGCTGCAAGTATTGCAAGAGGAAGTGTTTCCGCAGGGCAGCAGTTCCTCGGCTTCGTAAACCGGCTTGGTCTTCGTTTCGCCCGAATACTTGATGTACTTCACATCGGCAAACGACACGCCGAGAGTGAACGTGATGACGCCCATGGAGCCGCCGGTCGTCGTGCATTCCGGATACAGGACGGAGGCAATCAGGGTATCGCCCCTGAGTTCGGCGTTGAGCCCGTTGAAAGTGCAACGGTCGTCCACAAGCACGCCATCGTCACGGAAGGTAACGGACCCGCTAGCGCTTTCCACTTTCACGACGCGCGGAGCAACCGCCGGACCGCCGCGAAGCATGGCCGAGACGTCGGTCGCCTTTTCATTAATGTACGTGGTCGGAGGCGGCAGGTACACCCACTTGTTGTTTACGCACTGGTAAGCGCGGCCATAGAATTCCAGCAGGGTGTCCGTGTCGCAGGGCTCCAGGTCAGGCCTCCGGATTCCGTCGGGAATGCCGTCGCCATCGCAATCGCTACCCGGAGGGCAGGCATTTGCGCGTGTCCAATAATTCGCGACACATCTGTAATCTTCACCGGTTGCGCAGTCGATAGCGACCTCACCGTTTCTTCCGACGCAGTTTCCTTCTGCGCTCATCCCGTCGTAATCGGTAATGTGTTCGCAGGTAGGCTTTATCTGCGTCCAGAGGCGATTGCTGCAGGCGTAGTCAGGGCCTCCCTTGCAGTCAGGAACCACAGCGCCTTCTACATCGCAATGGTTGCAGGCCTCGTTCGTCACCGGGCATAGGTCACCTTCACAAGGCGGGCACATCTGATCCATGTCGATGCATTTTCCGGCAACACAATATTGCGTATAGCCCATCTTGCAGAGCTCCTCCTCGGTGTATCCGCATTCGGGCATGAATGCTTCACACTGCTTTTGCAGCAAGGAGCTGGAACTGGAGTTTTCCGCAATGTCAGAGCTACTTTCGGGAACAGTCTCGCTGGAGGCAGGCTCGCCGTTGCTAGATTCGGGCGGAACGTCCCCGTTGCTCGAGGAACTTGCATCCGTGCTCTCGATGGCAGAGGACTTCTCGTCGCCGCCGGTCGGGGCGCTCGGGCTGTCGCTATCGCAGGCGGCAAAGATGAATGCGGCAAGCGCCACGGAGGCAATCCCGCAAGCAGGCTTAAGCATTTTCGTTTTCATACGTTTCTCCTTTTATCAAATCTAGTTTGTCCATTCGACAATCGTTTTCAACACTCTCAAATATATAACTTTTTTCGCAAAAGTCAATAGATTCATAAAACAAAATTTAGATAATTTCATCAAAATTGCTACATTTTTTATTATTTCATATCATTTTATTCTATATGCAACAAATATCGCATGCATATAGAACAATCCCCCTCACGAAGGTCGCCCAAATGTCTCACAAGTCAGAATACACAAAAAAGCAAAAATCCGCCCCAACGGAGCGGACTTCAAATTTCCTGCTTTCCTTAAAACGTCAGGGTTTGACCTCACCGGTTCGGAAATCATAAATTCCGTAAGTATAGAAAACCTCCCCTTCCTCGAACTTCTGCCCTTCGCGTCGTTTCTTTTCGTACGAAGCCTTCAAGCGCTTTGCTATTTCCGCAATGGTTTCCTGCGATACAATCCCGTCTATGCTGTTCTGGTATTTCGCCGATTGGGCATCCTGGTACTTGAACTCGAACTTGCCCTTCTTGAACACCCCCTCGAAAAAAACGCCGACAATCCCCGAATCGAACGCCTCGATGGCCTTCCCCACGAAATTGCCTTCCTCGTTGCCCAAGGAATCCACGACGACCCAGTTCTTCACCTGGTCCTGCGTGAACGAGACTTCATCGCCCTTCTTGTATTCCTTAAGGAGCTGAATATCGTTAGTCACAATTCCCTGAAACCGATTTCCCAAGCACTGGGTAACATGAACGAAAACCATCTCCTTCGTCCCGTCCTTGTCGACAAGATTAATCTGTACATCCAGCACACGCTTTTCGCGCACGTAGTCGCCCGCGATGTACTTCTTCTTGACCGCAGGGAACGTCTCCCTAGCCTTTTCGATATACGGGGCAATGAGTTTTTCAATATCGGCGTTCATGTTGAACAACTTGTCCTCGGCTGCATGGCCGCACACGCAAAGCACTGCAAGCAGGGAAATCACGCGAAAAAGTCTAGAAAACATATTCATACCTCACTAAAAATAACACAAAAAACAAAAAAAGGGTACCAAACGACTTATTTTGACGCACTTTGGTACCCATTTTCACACACAAACTAACAGGAAATAACGCATTTCTAACGTTCAAACACTGATATTGCAAAAAAAATGGGGATTAAAGCGACATTTTTTGAGTATTTCATCCCCACTAAAAGCAAAATTTGACTTTTTAGTACAAACAAGCTAACAAATTGGGTACCAAACAGGCGTTTTTTCAGCAGTTTAGTCCCCAATTTCCACAAAAAAGCAAAAATCCGCCCCAAAAGGAGCGGATATTTTAATTTCAGGAAGATCCCCGCCTATGCGGGGATGACAAACCTCTTTCGAAAAACGCAGAGAGCCAAGCGAGAGCAAACAAAAATCCGCCCCGTGAGAGGCGGACATAAATGTTTCTAAGAGGAGATCCCCGCCTACGCGGGGATGACACTATCATCCAAGAAACGCAGAGAGCCTAGCGAGAGCAGGCGCCTTGACCGAAGGCGTACAAACGTACGACGAGAGTCAAGGCAACGCACTATCGCGACGGCTATATGCGTTTCTTAGCCCATGGTCACTTCGACCTTGTGTACACCCTTCGTAAAGATCGGGGCAATGTTCGAGTCGATTTCCTTGCCGTCAACCACCATCTTGGCGACACCCTTGCACACGTGCTTCGGGTTCTTCACCGTAATCTGGTAGGTTGCACCACGGAACTTACGGGTTGCTTCGAAGCCATCCCACTTGGACGGGATGCAAGGATCAACCACGAGGCCCTTGTAGTTGGCACGGATACCGATGATGAACTGCGTGGCAGCCTGGTACGTCCAGGTGGAAGTACCGGAGAGCCATGCGTTACGGCCCATACCGAACTGCTTGTGTTCGTCACCGAGGATGTTCTGCGGATAGCAGTACGGTTCGGACTCGAACACGTCGAGGATGTCGTTCTTGGAAGCCGGGTTAATTTGGTTGTAGTACTGGAAGGCATTGTCGCCACGGCCGAGGATGGTTTCGGCAATCATCACCCACGGGTTGGTGTGGAGGAAGATACCGCCGTTTTCCTTGGCTCCGGGAGGATAGGTGGAGATGCCACCCACGGCCGGTTCAAAACCGCGGTAACCCGGAGTGGAGCTCTTCACGCCGTACTTGGTGTTGAGGAGCTTGTTCAGGCTGTCCATGCCCTGCTTGGCGCGGTCGCCGTAAGCGATGCCGGCGATAACCGGCCAGGACTGGCCGTTGCAGTAGATCTTGCCGTACTTGGCCTTGGCGACACCGTAGCCGTTGCCGTCCTTGTCGAACCAGCGGGTCCACCACTTGCCGTCCCAGGCGCTCTTGTTGAAGGCGGCCTTAACGTCTTCGTACCAGCCCTTGTACATTTCGACGGCCTTCTTGTCGCCGAGGGCTTCTTCGATGTCCATCATTTCGAGCAGGGCCTTGGCGTACAAGGCGGTGTTGAACGTGGATTCTGCACCGAGGGGCAAGTTCATGCAGTCGTTCCAGTCAGCAAAGCCGAGGAGCGGGAGGTTGTGCTTGCCGAGGTGTTCACGGGTGAACTTCAGGGCGCGCTTCAAGTGTTCGAGAACAGTGCCCTTCGGACGGTCCTTGCGCTTCTTGCCGGCGACGTAGAACGGAATCTCTTCCTTGAGGAAATCCATCTTGCCGGTTTCCTTGAGGTAAGAAGCCACAGTGAGGATGATCCAGAGGTGGTCGTCGCCGTACCAGTCGGCATACATCGGATTGCCCTTGGCATCCTTGACGCCGGCCTTTTCGCGGGAGTCACCGGCGTTCGCTTCGTTGCCGTTGTCTTCGGCGAGGGCGAGCGGGGCGTACTGGTGCATGGCGTTACCTTCGGGGCGCTGCACGGAGATGAGGTTCTTGGTGAGGACCAGGGCTTCTTCCGGCATGTGGCTCATCACGCCCATCAAGTCCTGCGTGGAGTCACGGTAACCGATACCGCGGCTGGTGCCGTAGCCCAGCTGGTACAGAGAGAGGTAGCGGCTCCAGTTCTTGGTGGTGTGGCACTGGCGCGGGTTGTGGACGTTCACCATCGTGTTGAACGATGCGTCCGGAGTCTTCACCTGGATCGTGGAGAGGTAGTTCTCCCAGAACTTGGCAAGTTCGTCGAAAGCCTTGTCGACGTTCTTCAGGTCGCGGTACTTGGCGATGGCCTTGGCAGCAACCTTGAGGCTCTGTTCCTGACCGAGCTGGGTGCAGCAACGGAAAGTCTTCTTGGCGGCAATCTTGCCACCGTGAATCATGAGGGCGGCGATGTTGTCGCCACGGTCGCATTCGCTGTTGGAAAGTTCCTTGTTGCCCAAGGAAAGCGGAGCGGCCCAGGAGCCCATTTCGTTCGCGCCGAGGAACACGCGGCGGTCACCGTCGAAGCTACCGACCTTGCAGTTAGCGGTCACGTAGTTCACGGCGTAGTCGCGCTTCATGTAGGCATACTGTTCGAGAACGACGTGGCCGTCCTTTTCCCAGTGGCCCTTGAGGGTCATGGTCTGCGGAACCCAGTCGGCGTTCGTGAGCTGCTTTTCAGCTTCGAAGTGGCTGAATTCATAGACCGGGATAATGTCCACTTCCTTGGCGGCACCACCGAGGTTCGTCACCTGGATGTCCTGGAGGAGAGTGTTGGAGCCCGTCGGCACGAAAATCGTGACCTGGGTGCGGAGTCCGCAGCATTCGGCAATCCAGCGCATGTAAGAAAGGCCCACGTGGCATTCCCACTTGTCCATCTTGGTGAGGGTGGGAACAACAAACGGAGAGAACACCGTGTAGCCCTTGGCTTCCTTGATACGGATGTAGATGGTGCTGGCCTTGAAGTCAGAGCACGGCATCTGGGCGATGTACTTGGTGATACGGTTCAGGGCCGGGTCGCCCTTGCAAACCAGGGTACCGCCGGTAGTATCCACGATACCGCCGAAATTCAAGGTACCGACGTAGTTGCACCACTTGATCGGGGTTGCCGGCGTGGTGAGCACGTATTCTTTTGCAGCGTCATCGAAGTAGCCGTACTGGGCGGCCGGAGCCTTCTTGGAGGCGACCTTCTTGACACTCTTCTTCTGTTTTGTAGCCATTGTATCTCCGTAAGAGGGGGTTGTTAAATTTAACGCGGTAAATATAAAAAAATGTGAGGTGTGAAATGTGAGATGTGCAATTATTCATTACACATTACACATTTCACACTACACATTGTTATTGGTCTTTCTTCTGGTTAAAGTTCTCGAAGTCGCGGTTACCGAAGTTGATGTAGAAGTAGCCGTCGAGCTTCTTGTTGCGGATGGGGTCGCGCAGGATGCCGATGGCGGCTCGCACGTACTTGAGCTCCACAAGAATGTGGTCGCGGCTCATGCAGTTGAGGAACGGGCCTTCGGGGTAAAGCGTCGGGCGCGGTTCTTCGGCAATCATCTTCTCCAGGCGCTCGATTTCCTGCACCAGACGGCGTTCGTGCGCCTCGAGGGTGCGGATGAGTTCCTTGTTCTCGGCACCGTAAAGGAAGGCGAAGCCCAAGGTGCGCGGGTCGTCGTTGAACCCGGTCAGGTGCTTCAGGACCTCCTTGCGGAGCACGTCCTTACCCTTCTCGGTGATGCTGTACATCATGCGTTCGGGGCGGTTCCCTTCGCGTTCTGTACGGCCCAGAATGCACTCGTTCTTCTCGAGCGTCGTCAGGCGGTTGTAAACGGTAGATGTGCTCAGGTTGGCCCAGCGGTCAAGTTCACGGGAACTGATTTCCGTGATAATGTCGTAGCCGCTACGCTCCTTCTCCAGGATCAGGCCCAGGAGGACCAGGTCGTATCGATTCATTTTATACCTTCTATTCCAAATTTCAGAATGCCAAAGGCACCCCTATTCCAACTTGGAATATATTATCATTTTTGCGAAAAAGTGTACTCGTTACAAAAAAATTTGCAATTTTTACATTATGTTTATAAAAGTTTACTTACAGACAACAGGGAAGGGGCGGCAAGGGAGGGCTTGGAGCCCGCCCTAATCTCCCCCAGTGCCCGCCCACATCTCATAAACAAAAATCCCCGCGGCCTTGCGGCCACGAGGACTTTTGTTAGGAGGAG
The Fibrobacter sp. UWR3 genome window above contains:
- a CDS encoding GH36-type glycosyl hydrolase domain-containing protein, translated to MATKQKKSVKKVASKKAPAAQYGYFDDAAKEYVLTTPATPIKWCNYVGTLNFGGIVDTTGGTLVCKGDPALNRITKYIAQMPCSDFKASTIYIRIKEAKGYTVFSPFVVPTLTKMDKWECHVGLSYMRWIAECCGLRTQVTIFVPTGSNTLLQDIQVTNLGGAAKEVDIIPVYEFSHFEAEKQLTNADWVPQTMTLKGHWEKDGHVVLEQYAYMKRDYAVNYVTANCKVGSFDGDRRVFLGANEMGSWAAPLSLGNKELSNSECDRGDNIAALMIHGGKIAAKKTFRCCTQLGQEQSLKVAAKAIAKYRDLKNVDKAFDELAKFWENYLSTIQVKTPDASFNTMVNVHNPRQCHTTKNWSRYLSLYQLGYGTSRGIGYRDSTQDLMGVMSHMPEEALVLTKNLISVQRPEGNAMHQYAPLALAEDNGNEANAGDSREKAGVKDAKGNPMYADWYGDDHLWIILTVASYLKETGKMDFLKEEIPFYVAGKKRKDRPKGTVLEHLKRALKFTREHLGKHNLPLLGFADWNDCMNLPLGAESTFNTALYAKALLEMMDIEEALGDKKAVEMYKGWYEDVKAAFNKSAWDGKWWTRWFDKDGNGYGVAKAKYGKIYCNGQSWPVIAGIAYGDRAKQGMDSLNKLLNTKYGVKSSTPGYRGFEPAVGGISTYPPGAKENGGIFLHTNPWVMIAETILGRGDNAFQYYNQINPASKNDILDVFESEPYCYPQNILGDEHKQFGMGRNAWLSGTSTWTYQAATQFIIGIRANYKGLVVDPCIPSKWDGFEATRKFRGATYQITVKNPKHVCKGVAKMVVDGKEIDSNIAPIFTKGVHKVEVTMG
- a CDS encoding peptidylprolyl isomerase produces the protein MSLKLISRGVLTVALAAGIASAQLLNSKSIDVIRVEKVGFSAGRIDSLTQALALQQFHGKKVNDETMTQVRYAVIDNLVGQELVKLECKKLGIKVPANRVDSLATLFKKQFPSEDAFQKQLKQSGQTMAQFREKIEDQLKSEELLAKKVPFPKDPTEEKKKAFWELNKEKAVINDSISGARIWISTKGKKAQEINDAKDMLKGLAAQVRTKKAPFAQLAAIYSEDKDAKKTGGVMPKFVAKSKGDAFVKAVNKIKVGEITDVITDKDGVYIFMLAERNDGKYESYKAQIEYYLRLQAEQERQMKLKGYLDELAKVYKVQYLDKKYTPPQAIGGK
- a CDS encoding PadR family transcriptional regulator, giving the protein MNRYDLVLLGLILEKERSGYDIITEISSRELDRWANLSTSTVYNRLTTLEKNECILGRTEREGNRPERMMYSITEKGKDVLRKEVLKHLTGFNDDPRTLGFAFLYGAENKELIRTLEAHERRLVQEIERLEKMIAEEPRPTLYPEGPFLNCMSRDHILVELKYVRAAIGILRDPIRNKKLDGYFYINFGNRDFENFNQKKDQ
- a CDS encoding DUF2314 domain-containing protein, producing the protein MNMFSRLFRVISLLAVLCVCGHAAEDKLFNMNADIEKLIAPYIEKARETFPAVKKKYIAGDYVREKRVLDVQINLVDKDGTKEMVFVHVTQCLGNRFQGIVTNDIQLLKEYKKGDEVSFTQDQVKNWVVVDSLGNEEGNFVGKAIEAFDSGIVGVFFEGVFKKGKFEFKYQDAQSAKYQNSIDGIVSQETIAEIAKRLKASYEKKRREGQKFEEGEVFYTYGIYDFRTGEVKP